One genomic region from Amycolatopsis sp. FBCC-B4732 encodes:
- a CDS encoding alpha/beta hydrolase, producing MTRLRYAVVIPAIAGTLLAGFTPAFAGQEAAAGKQPLNSSNIPQQYANQKLDWHKCAVPAELPTAPPAGAEDMECATYKTPRNWYQANAQIDLTIAVSRLKATKDATASVVTNPGGPGAPGRNFPARLRNQPKLREHQEIVGFDPRGTGKSTNITCGGAIGTGSDLDPRDRNRQNLNLIVAATKYAALSCQQKSGELGPLINTDQTVKDIDLLRVLLGRDKINWVGYSAGTWMGAHYAQAYPTRTGRFVLDSSTEFTTTWQKSFDWQPLGFERRFRSDFLPWVAKYDKLYHFGTTGEAARQTYEQVRYALTQGAVTLPDGSTVSANGLDAFIASSIYSKRSFPGLADYLVSVRTLTQGTASAQAKSSAAQKVKAADKSTETSGAQPLMVPTDGDSYDASFWTIPCNEGPWTGTVNSAIKDSQKLIDKQLPLLGAGWFIQPCLFWKKQPAPLPVLDGKGVPPVLIVESEHDPATPIEGARRAHKAFAGSRMLTITGEGDHGIYAGGNAGVDKVVEAYLVDGVVPNDQSLPGMPLPVPAGA from the coding sequence ATGACACGACTCCGCTACGCGGTGGTGATCCCGGCGATCGCCGGCACCCTGCTGGCCGGGTTCACGCCGGCCTTCGCGGGCCAGGAGGCCGCGGCCGGCAAGCAGCCGCTGAACTCCTCGAACATCCCGCAGCAGTACGCGAACCAGAAGCTCGACTGGCACAAGTGCGCCGTCCCCGCCGAGCTGCCGACGGCCCCGCCCGCCGGCGCCGAGGACATGGAGTGCGCGACCTACAAGACGCCGCGCAACTGGTACCAGGCGAACGCCCAGATCGACCTGACCATCGCCGTCAGCCGCCTGAAGGCGACCAAGGACGCGACCGCCAGCGTCGTCACCAACCCCGGCGGCCCGGGCGCGCCCGGCCGGAACTTCCCGGCCCGCCTGCGCAACCAGCCGAAGCTGCGGGAGCACCAGGAGATCGTCGGGTTCGACCCGCGCGGCACCGGCAAGAGCACGAACATCACGTGCGGTGGCGCCATCGGCACCGGCTCGGACCTCGACCCGCGTGACCGCAACCGGCAGAACCTGAACCTGATCGTCGCGGCGACGAAGTACGCGGCCCTGTCCTGCCAGCAGAAGTCCGGCGAGCTGGGCCCGCTGATCAACACCGACCAGACGGTCAAGGACATCGACCTGCTGCGCGTGCTGCTCGGCCGCGACAAGATCAACTGGGTCGGCTACTCGGCGGGCACCTGGATGGGCGCGCACTACGCGCAGGCCTACCCGACGCGCACCGGCCGGTTCGTGCTCGACTCCTCGACGGAGTTCACGACCACGTGGCAGAAGTCGTTCGACTGGCAGCCGCTCGGCTTCGAGCGCCGCTTCCGCTCCGACTTCCTCCCGTGGGTGGCGAAGTACGACAAGCTCTACCACTTCGGCACGACCGGTGAAGCGGCCCGCCAGACCTACGAGCAGGTCCGCTACGCCCTGACCCAGGGCGCGGTCACCCTGCCCGACGGCTCGACCGTGTCGGCCAACGGGCTGGACGCCTTCATCGCCTCGAGCATCTACTCGAAGCGCTCCTTCCCGGGTCTCGCCGACTACCTGGTCAGCGTCCGCACGCTGACCCAGGGCACGGCGTCGGCGCAGGCGAAGTCGTCGGCCGCGCAGAAGGTCAAGGCCGCCGACAAGAGCACCGAGACCTCCGGCGCGCAGCCGCTGATGGTCCCGACCGACGGCGACTCCTACGACGCCAGCTTCTGGACCATCCCGTGCAACGAGGGTCCGTGGACCGGCACCGTGAACAGCGCCATCAAGGACTCGCAGAAGCTGATCGACAAGCAGCTGCCGCTCCTGGGTGCCGGCTGGTTCATCCAGCCGTGCCTGTTCTGGAAGAAGCAGCCGGCACCGCTCCCGGTGCTGGACGGCAAGGGTGTCCCGCCGGTGCTGATCGTCGAGTCGGAGCACGACCCGGCGACGCCGATCGAGGGTGCGCGGCGCGCGCACAAGGCGTTCGCGGGTTCGCGGATGCTGACGATCACCGGCGAGGGTGACCACGGTATCTACGCCGGCGGCAACGCGGGTGTGGACAAGGTCGTGGAGGCCTACCTGGTCGACGGCGTCGTGCCGAACGACCAGAGCCTGCCCGGCATGCCACTTCCGGTGCCCGCGGGCGCCTGA
- a CDS encoding DUF3311 domain-containing protein: MSTVKHDGKVRGSRFNPWNLLLIVPLLVLVTPLFNVDGPRLFGMPFFYWFQFLMVAVGVLSTWIVYLMTRDKPTTDAPDRLSVDDLDEGDAR; encoded by the coding sequence ATGTCGACTGTGAAGCACGACGGAAAGGTGCGCGGGTCGCGGTTCAACCCGTGGAACCTGCTCCTGATCGTCCCGCTGCTGGTCCTGGTCACGCCACTGTTCAACGTGGACGGTCCGCGGCTGTTCGGGATGCCGTTCTTCTACTGGTTCCAGTTCCTCATGGTCGCGGTCGGGGTGCTGAGCACCTGGATCGTCTACCTGATGACGCGGGACAAGCCCACCACGGACGCCCCCGACCGGCTGAGCGTCGACGACCTGGACGAAGGGGACGCTCGATGA